Within Malus domestica chromosome 04, GDT2T_hap1, the genomic segment AAAGTTACAATATACATACAGCATAATTCTAGTGCATTCTGGTATGAGGATGGTACTTAACCACATTCTCCTTAGGAACCGTGACAGTGAGCATTCCATTTTCCACGAACACCTTCATCTTCTCGGCCTTGGCATTCTCAGGCAACCTCAAACGCCTAATGAACTTGCCACTGCTCCTCTCGAAACGGTGCCAACCGTCGTGATTTTCTTCTCTCTCCACCTTTTTCTCGCCCCTAATACTAAGAACCCTACCTTCTTCCACATCCACCTTCACTTCTTCCCTCTTGAACCCCGGAAGATGTGCCTTGAGTACTAAGTGCCCATCTGAGGTCTCCTTCCAGTCGGTCATTGAGGTCACCAAGGAGGTTGCTTCACTTGGGAAAGCATGGTGTGGGATGATCATTGGGCCTCCATAGTGAAATTCCTCAAATGGGTCCCAAACATTGTGGCAGAAAGGATCGTAGTGACCAACAAAGATGTTACTAGGAATGAGTGACATGATATCTTTGTATGTAATGAGTTTTGGTAATTGGAAAAAGAAACAGGGCTAGCTAAGTATATGTAACTTTTCAATGCTGTGAAATTAAGAAAGATGGGGCGGATAGCCGTATTTATAGGCCAAAATTGAATGGTTGGACCTTGGAGAAGGATGGCGATGTGAAAATATCTCTATAGTGCTTAAGGCAtatttgatgaaatttcgaGAGAGAGAATCCTCTTTATAAAAAGATGAGAATTTTCTTTTCTAGTATTTCTTTCATGTCACATTGTTTGTGTTTATTCTCTATCAATCTTGAATCTTGTTCACTTATAAACAACGTTATTTGAACATGCAATacactttttaacacacattcTAATATAAAGATAGCCCTTCCATTGTAAACTACtctaatcatatatatatatatatatagtcatATATACCTGACTTTAAGATCATGATGACTTTATTTATTCTAATTGAGCAAAATCTAACCTTACCATAAGAAGATGGAGTCGCATATAAGTGTCAAACTGTCAAAGAAAGAGGATGTGACTTTGGCCAACTTACTTGCGCTTGGGTCTACAACAAAGTTTTAAGCTTTGACATAAGCtgagttatttatttatttattttaattcatgaaGCAATCATAAATAGCACACATGTTTACATAGATCAAGAGCTTTCCCTAGACATAAAACTTCAGCAACCGAACTTTTACACCACATGATTGTAAGGATCCAAGTGAAAAGAAGTTCAAGGGTCAAACTAGATGACACTTGTCAATAGATTAATGAGAGAGCTGTCATAGGTTGTTACAAGTTAGTTGAGATAAGGAGGAGAGTTAATTGTATAAGGGAGGAGAGTTAGTTGTTTAGCAAAATATCAGCTAAGTAAGAaagtgttatatatatatatatatatatatataaaacaaccATTGTAATCATAACTTGGctattaagaaatcaaatacagtttctctctctctctatttttctGCATTCTGTGAACCTTTCAAAGAACAAACTCATCAATattaacatggtatcatcgccggGGAATGCACTGGCACTTCTGCACCTCCATTAAAGGcattgtttttctttctctaaTCCTTTGTTTTGCAAACTGTTGTGATCTTACAATTTTGGGGTCTTCTCCTATCCCTGAGTTCTTCATAATTATGTTCTTCTTCGATTGCCTTCGAAGTGTTTGATCAAAATTCTCAATGAAAGTTTCTTCTCAAAGTTTAACAATGGTGACTGCAGACCAATTGAGAATTGTCCAGTCTTCGATTACAAACCTCATTTCCACGGTTTCTACTTCGATTACAATGAAACTGGATGATTCTAACTATCTTACTTGGAGTTTTCAGATCAAGTTGCTTCTTGAAAGCCATGGCATAATGGGGTTCATTGATGGATCAAGAAAATGTCCTCCAagatttgttgatgattatgaAATGGAAAAAGTTGAAAAAGATGATTACTTGGtatggaaaatgcatgatcgtGCACTTATGCAACTGTTGATTGCAACATTGTCTACTACAGCAATGTCATCCATCATTGGCAATCAAAGCTCTCATGAGATGTGGGTAAATCTACTGAAAGGTTCCCTACAATCACTAAGGCTACAATCTTTCAGATGAAAACTGAACTTCAAAACATCAAAAAGGGCCTGAATCTGTGTTTGATTATCTCTAGAAGATCAAGGATGCAAGATATCATCTTGCAGCTGCATGAGTAGTGTTTGACGATGATGATGTGATCATTCTTGTGCTGAAAGGGCTTCTTTTAGAGTTCAACACTTTTAGATGTGTTATACGATGAAGAGAAAATGGAATATCTCTAAAGGATTTCCGATCTTAATTACTTGTGGAGGAAGCTATCATTGTTCAGTCCTTTAAATCCTCTTCTATTTTACCATTTGGAATTGTAATGGTTGCTGGTACTCAATCGAACAAGGGCAAatcattggttttttttttttttatcaagaaaCATCACAACCTACTGGAATAGGATATAGTTCTGGATTGTCTAGTTCAAACTTCCACAACAATCATGCTGGTGGATCAAATACCACAATATACAACTCTGGGAATGGTTCATTTCAAAACTACAACAATTCTTATCAAGGGTCTTACAACTATGAGGGATACAAAGGGAACAATTTCCGAGGAAAAGGAAGAGGCAGATCATATAACTATGGTCCAAGATTTTATAATCCTCCACCAAATAGAAGCCCTGATATTCTTGGTGCTCCAAAACCCTATCAATCGAGTTGTGCAAAACATACTTTTGAGATCCCTATTTGTCAAATCTGCAGCAAGAAAGGTCATGTTGCTGCTGATTGTTTTCAAAGGCATAATTCCTCACAGTCTACTAGCATTATACCAATTCAATGTCTAATTTGCTTGAAATTTGGACATTTAGCTCTGCAATGTTATCACATAAGCAACTTtgcatatcaagggaaaccacCTCCCCCAACACTTATTGCTATGCATGCTCAACATTAACCTTCTGCACCTAAGCAACAATTCAGGATTGCAGACATTGGAGCTACTTCCCACATGACCTCTGAGTTAGCTAATTTGGATCTGGTTGCTCCATACCAAGGGAATGACACTATAACCACAACAAGTGGTGCATGTTTGCATATTTCTCATAATGGTACATCAACATTATCTATTGCTAGTAACACATATTGTCTAGCAAAACTTGTTAATATAAGCACACATGTTGTCTAGTAAAACTTGTTAATATACGCATGTGGCTTAGAATATTAGGACATACATCAAATGCCATTACTTCTGCTATTCTACATCAAAATAACATCCCTGCATCACTTAATACTTGTCAATCAATGTATAAACCTTGTCTGGAAGGAAAGTTTACTAAGCTGCAGTTTAATTTTCCTGCAACTAAGTCTATACAACCTCTAGAGGTCTTACATAGTGATGTATGGGGACCTGCCCTCTTGTTATCTCATGAAGGATTTAGGTATTATGTAACCTTCATAGATGAATGTACTCGATATACATGGGTTTTTCCTTCGCATAATAAATAAGAAGTTTTTGCAACATTTGTGCATTTTTATGCCTACTTAAGTACTTAATTTTCTGCATAACAAAAAATTTTACAAAGTGATGGTGGGGGTGAATATGTAGGATCCAAGTTTCAACATTTCTTGTCACAAAAAGGCATGATACACCAAAAATCTTGTCCCTACACCCCAGAACAAAATGGATTGGCAGAAAGGAAACATGGACATGTTGTAGAAACTGCAATCATATTGCTTCAAACTGCAAGTTTACCTGCTAAATTTTGGTTTCATGCTTGTGCTGCAACCACATATTTGATCAATAGAATGCCATGTGCTACTTTAAAAATGAAATCCCATTACCAGTTGTTATTTAGACAAGTTCCAGACATTaatcatttgaaattttttggttGTGCATGTTTTCCACTACTTAAACCGTACAATAGCTCTAAGctacaaccaaaaacaaaaacctgtgTTTTCCTTGGTTATGCAAGTCATTATAAGGGTTTTATTTGCCTGGATATTACaacacaaaaaatatatatacctaGGCATGTTTTGTTTGATGAAACAACGTTTCCATATTCTAAGGCTACACAATTACCCAAATTCACACAATCATTATCTAACAGTATACATGAGCATTCTCAAAGCCCTCCAACATCATCTGTTTCATTAAATAATCAAGTAATATCACCTGCATCTCATAATCATTCATCAACATCTTAAACCACAAAGTTCTTGACTTTGCATTCATCTAGTGCCTTAAATTCTTTGACAGCATCTAGAGCTTAAGATTCCTTGAATACACTTGCATCTAGTGCTTCAAAGTCTATTCACTCACCTTCACAGAGTCCCAATATAGTACAACAACCTCACTATCTTACATAGTATCCCATCCCTATGGATCCTGATTTTCAACATGAGCAGTTACATGTTGTATTGTCAATACCTATGAATGTTTATCCTATGTAAACAAGGTCCAAAAATGGAATCTTCAGGAAAAAGGCTTTCTCAGCTTCTGTAAGCTATTCTAAACCATTTATCACATAATCAAAAACTTTCAAAGCATCTTCAAAAGTCTCAgaatggcaagaggccatgataGAAGAAATTAATGTCTTACATACACAGAAAACTTGGTATTTGGTTCCATTACCACCTGACAAGAATCTAGTTGGTTGTAAATGAGTATATAAGATTAAGAGAAATGCAGATGGGTCTGTTGCAAGGTATAAAACAAGATTAGTGGCAAATGGTTATAATCAAGAATGAATTGATTATGGAGAGATCTTTAGTCATGTGGTAAAGCCTACAACTATCCGGTTGATTCTAGCATTAGCTGCACAGTTCAATTGGCATCTTAGAGAAATGGATGtgaaaaatgcatttttacatGGAATTCTTCAAGAGGAGGTGTATATGGAATAGCCTATAGGATTTCAAAGTTCAACACATCCTCCCAACTATGTTTGCAAGTTATACAAGTCTCTATATGGCATTAAACAGGCTCCTAGAGCCTAAAATGACAGGGTCACAAGTTTTTTACCAGTTTGGGATTTAAGGCTTCATAAGCTGATCCTTCTCTGTTTGTTCAACATTCATCCAAAGGCATTGTGATTATGTTgctctatgttgatgatgtgataCTTACTGGTAGCAGTTCTAAGTTAATTTCGAGTGTAATTACAGATCTTACAGCTgaatttgatatgaaagattTGGGGAAACTGCATTATTTCTTGGGGTTGCAGATTAGTTACACACCATAAGGGTTATTTATGTCACAAACAAAGTACATCAATGAATTGATTGACAGGGTTGATCTACAAGATTGTAAGCCTTGTGCTACTCCATGTCTCCCATATCACATATTGCTTAAGAATGATGGAAAGCCATATCACAGTCCTGATCAATACAAAAGTATTGTTGGAGCTCTTCAATATCTCACATTTACAAGACCAGATATTGCATTCTCAGTAAATCAAGCATGTCAATTCATGCACAATCCTATGGAATCACATGTTATTGTAGTAAAAAGGATCATCAGATATCTCAACGACACTTCAATTCTGGGTATTCACTTTAGACCAGAACTAATACATCTTCAATCTTatagtgatgcagattgggcaagTGACCCAAATTACAGAATGTCCACTTCAAGCTTTGTTATCTATCTTGGTTCAAATCCAATTTCTTGGGCATAAAAAAAGTAGCACATAGTCTTAAGGTCCTCCACAGAAGCTGAGTACAGAGTTTTAGCAATCACAACTGCAGAACTAGCTTGGATTAGACAGTTGTTTTGTGATTTACATGTTGATATTCATATACCTCCAGTCATATATTGTGACAAAATCTCAGCAATAGCTCTCTCAACAAATCTAGTCTTTCATGCCAAGTCTAAACATGTTGAGATAGATTATGACGTTGTGAGATAAAGGGTCACTCGAGGAGATCTTAATGTACACCATGTTTCTTTTGCTGAGCAATCTGCAGATATACTTACAAAATGCTTGTCAACACCCTTGTTTGAACAACACTGTGGCAATCTTATGCTCAGTTCTCTTGAGCATACGATTGATGAGGTGTAAGGATCCAAGTGAAGAGGTTAATCCAAGTGAAAAGAAGATCAACGGTCAAACTAGATGACACTTGTCAATAGATTAATGAGTGAGTTGTTATAGGTTGTTACAAGTTAGTTGAGATAAGGAGGAGAGTTAGTTGTATAAGGGAAGAGAGTTAGTTGTTTAGCAAAATATCAGCTAAGTAAGAAAGTATATAACAACCATTGTAATCATAACTTGGatattaagaaatcaaatacagtttctctctctctctctccctccatcTTTCTATTTTTCTGCATTTTGTGAACCTCTCAAAGAACAAACTCATCAATATTAACAATGATTTCAGATCACAATTTTTTTACGTCTTCAATAAGTTTTTCTAGGTTTTTATATGAAGAGCCATCTTCATTAACTGCATGGCGAGCCAACTTTGCAAACGTATCCACCGACTTGAAAATCTGCGCGCTTCGATCACCTTCTTCCATCAATGCTCTTACCATCTTCTCCACCGTAGACCTATCACACGTGTCCTTCATATCGAGCCCGATCTTCCAACCCTCACCAACCCATCTACTATTCACTGGTTGGTCTGCTATTTGAGGCCAACAAAGCATTGGAACTCCAGCCCAAATGCCCTCAATCGTCGAGTTCCAGCCGCTGTGGGTCAAAAACCCTCCGATAGCTTTGTGGGCCAGTACCTCTTCTTGTGGGACCCACTCTGCTATAAACCCCTTTTCTTTAGTACCAACCTCTAACTTTACCGAAGTTGCATGCGCTTCTTGCTCATTCCAAAGCATATCCGACCGTATTACCCACAGAAAGGGTTTGCCACTGTCGATTAGACCGTGCCAAAACTCAAGTAACTGGACACGTGTTAGCTTTACCAAACTCCCAAAGCTGACGAAAATAACGGACCGCAATTGTTGGGAGTCGAGCCAAGTCATGCAACGTCGGTCTTGGTGGCGCAAGGAGGAAGCGGAGGATGATAGATCGTTTCCTATGCGAGATTTGAGAAGAGCATGGAAAGGGCCTAaggtgtaaattttgggaaagCGAGTGGCGATGTGGGAGAGTATTGGGGACTCGAGGTCATCGAAGGTGTTGAGTATGAGAGCAGAAACTCGAGTAATGGCCTCAAACTCCTCCACGAAAAATTTAAAAGTTGGATGGTCGATTGGCATTTTGCAAAAACTCGGTAGATCTCGACGTCTCAAAAGACTTTCCATCCCCGGAATATCCCTAATCGGCTGATCCATGTCCTCATCTGTTTTAACATGACAAGCATATATCGTGTTCAGCAAAAACTGGTACTGTAGTAGCAAGAATACAAAATACATCTGAACTAGTGAAAACCAGTTTCAcatatttgttctaagagaaaATGATCTTAGCATTTAGCAGAAAACTAGTTTACGACAATATTGtcaaactaattaaaaaaaggaCAAACTAGATTACCatccctcatttttctttctcattaattgaaacttttttttttttcatttttgatcaaggtcccttgactttTCTCCATGTCATTACtagaatttaaaattatttacaAGTCATTGTATgtcaatttaaaaatgaaaaacttatTAATCATTTCCAAATATAtctttttagtattttttttcttcatatatttctatttataatttatacccttttttaaatttgtaccaatattctttttagttttaatttgtacccatagttttgaattttaatatgtACCCATAATTTGTAcccacatatatttttttttgtgaatgtacccatgctaattatatgaatttattttatgttttaaaatatatctaTAGTTATTtcttaaaatatattaataattacgtgggtacattatttttttgttagaactatgtgaagaacaatattactctattattgatttttaagtaattgttatattgtaaaaatattatttgaatttgtttaaatttcataatttgtgggatattTAATGCATAAATGTAGGAGTTAAATCCCTTAAATAATGTTAGGGACGTCGATCAAACTATTTAAACAAATAAGGGTTCATTCTAACAATTAGGTTAATTAGGGACCGAAACAAAAATAACCCATGAAAAAGTAATAATTCCTGGCCTGTGCCTAAATTAGTATACTTCCTACccaattttattttctgttaaAGGTGTATCCTATTTAGcttagttcaattttttttttcctcacagTTTAGGTTTCGCTTGCATACAAATTAAGAAAGTGACATGTAAATCGTAACATTgaggaaaaatacaaaaaatgaaagaaaagagtCACCATGAGAATTTTCTGAAAGGATACATATAAATCAgaattttatgaaattaaagTTTTATAAGGAACGAAAAGAACGGGAAGAAGAGTGACAGTGATCACCTTGGAAGGGAAGCTGGCCTTGTTGAATGAGGTCGGGAATGCATGTATAACACCAGAAGCTGCAAGCGCTTGTTGTGCGAAGGGCAAATATGGGAATTCCCACCTCCTCAGCCACATCAATTGCAAAGCACATAAATATCCCATCTATTACCATACAACGCAAAGGAGGAAGCCGCCGGCGAGTAGAGCCATCATTAGACGTCTCGTCGTCTTTTTTGGTTAGGGAGATGAGCAGTTCGCGCAGAAACGGCTTAATTGTGGACCTAAGCGACGCACCCACTTCGTGTAGGGCAGAAAATTTGCGTCCGTGGTCCGGTGGGAGGCCGTCAGGGATAGACTCGAAGTGGAGGGTTGGGAAGCGGGCAGAGAGGGCGTCGCGCTGGGTGAAGAGACTGTGGCTGTGCTTGGTGATGAGGAAGGTGACATGGATGCCAGCGTGGCAGAGCAGCTGTGCCAAACTTAGCATGGGAGTGAAGTGCCCTTGTGATGGTAAGGGCAGCAATACTACGTgtgaattttgttgttgttgctccATATCCACGTACATCTACCCACGACCCATTCTCTGTATGTTTGCCCGGTTCAGAAAATTTGGTGCATGCAAAGTGCAGAGCTTCTCTGAATCTTAA encodes:
- the LOC103433630 gene encoding 7-deoxyloganetic acid glucosyltransferase-like, with the protein product MYVDMEQQQQNSHVVLLPLPSQGHFTPMLSLAQLLCHAGIHVTFLITKHSHSLFTQRDALSARFPTLHFESIPDGLPPDHGRKFSALHEVGASLRSTIKPFLRELLISLTKKDDETSNDGSTRRRLPPLRCMVIDGIFMCFAIDVAEEVGIPIFALRTTSACSFWCYTCIPDLIQQGQLPFQDEDMDQPIRDIPGMESLLRRRDLPSFCKMPIDHPTFKFFVEEFEAITRVSALILNTFDDLESPILSHIATRFPKIYTLGPFHALLKSRIGNDLSSSASSLRHQDRRCMTWLDSQQLRSVIFVSFGSLVKLTRVQLLEFWHGLIDSGKPFLWVIRSDMLWNEQEAHATSVKLEVGTKEKGFIAEWVPQEEVLAHKAIGGFLTHSGWNSTIEGIWAGVPMLCWPQIADQPVNSRWVGEGWKIGLDMKDTCDRSTVEKMVRALMEEGDRSAQIFKSVDTFAKLARHAVNEDGSSYKNLEKLIEDVKKL
- the LOC103433536 gene encoding 18.1 kDa class I heat shock protein-like, with the protein product MSLIPSNIFVGHYDPFCHNVWDPFEEFHYGGPMIIPHHAFPSEATSLVTSMTDWKETSDGHLVLKAHLPGFKREEVKVDVEEGRVLSIRGEKKVEREENHDGWHRFERSSGKFIRRLRLPENAKAEKMKVFVENGMLTVTVPKENVVKYHPHTRMH